The nucleotide window GGTCGTACCGAAAAGCCGGCGCTGTATTCCGACTCCACGCGCAAGACGTATCAGCAGCACCTGGCCAGCTATCGCCACGAAGACACACTGATCACTGTGGCGCCTTATGACGTCGCGCAACTCGAAGCCGCCTTCGCCGATGCCGACAAGCACGGCTGGTTTATCGAGGCGATGTTCCTGGAGCCGGTCATGGGTGAAGGCGACCCGGGTCGTGCGGTCACGCCGGAGTTCTACGAGGCCGCCCGTCGCCTGACCGAAGCGCACGGCAGCATGTTGCTGGTGGATTCCATCCAGGCCGGCCTGCGTGCGCATGGCGTACTTTCGATCACCGACTATCCGGGCTTCGGCCATCTGGCGGCACCGGACATGGAAACCTTCTCCAAGGCGCTCAACGCGGGCCAGTATCCGCTCTCGGTGCTCGCCGTCAGCGAGCGCACGGCAAGCTTGTATCGCAAGGGCATCTACGGCAACACGATGACTGCGAACCCGCGCGCGCTCGAAGTCGCGCTGGCCACCATGAGTCAGCTGACCGATGCCGTGCGCGCCAATATCCGTGAGCGCGGAAAGGAATTCGTCGACAAGCTCAATGGCCTGAAGAACGAGCTGGGCGGCTTGATCACCAAGGTGCAGGGCACCGGCCTGCTGTTTTCCTGCGAGCTTTCGCCGGAGTTCAAGTGCTACGGCGCCGGCTCCACGGAAGAGTTCCTGCGCGAGCGCGGCATCGGCGTCATCCACGGTGGCGTCAACTCGCTGCGCTTCACGCCGCACTTCAATGTGACCAGCGCCGAAGTCGACCTGGTGGTTGCCAGCGTGCGCCACGCCCTGCTTCAGGGCCCGCGCAAGCTCAAGGCCGAAGCGGCCTGATGGAATGACATCCGGCGCCCGATATCCCGGGCGCCGGATGAATCCATGCTAAGAATCCTGCAGGCACCCTCTTCCCAGTCGCCCCGACAGGCATAGACTCTGCGACGCCGGCACTCGCCGGTCATCTCCCGAGGGTATTGCCATGTCCTTGCGTACCAGTCTGTTGGTTGCCAGCGTCGCCCTGGCCTTTGCATCCACCGCGTTCGCCGGCCCGCAGAGCACCACCGCGCCGGCCAAGAAGGAACTGACCCCGCAGCAGCAGCGCATGTCCGACTGCAACAAGCAGGCCGCGGGCAAAAAGGGCGACGAGCACAAGGCCTTCATGAGCGCCTGCCTCAAGGGCGACGCCACCCCGGCCGCCAAGCCCATGACCCAGCAGGAAAAGATGAAAGCTTGTAACGCCGACCCGCAGGCCAAGAGCCTCAAGGGCGACGCGCGCAAGCAGTTCATGAGCAGCTGCCTGAAGGGCGACGCGGCGGCGCATCCGTAATCGCAAGACCCGGCCGCCGGCTCACGTGCGCTGCAGGGCTTCCCGCGCACGTGAGCCGGCGGACTTCTCGCCCCGGGCACACGGCTGCGCGACAATGGCCGGCACAGCCCTGCAGGTCGCCCCATGAAAATCGTCGAAGTCAGCCACCCCCTCATCCAGCACAAGCTTGGCCTGATGCGCCGCGCGGGCATCAGTACCAAGGAATTCCGCGAACTGGCCTCTGAAGTCGCCGCCTTGCTTACCTATGAAGCGACCAAGGACCTGGAGACGGTGGACAAGCACATCGACGGCTGGGCGGGCCCGCTGACGGTGCATCAGATCAAGGGCAAGAAAATCACGATCGTCCCGATCCTTCGCGCGGGCCTGGGCATGCTTACCGGCGTGCTCGATATGATCCCTGCGGCCAAGGTCAGCGTGGTCGGCCTGCAGCGTGACGAAGAAACACTTCAGCCCATCGCGTACTACGAAAAGCTCACCGGCCGCATGGATGAACGCATCGCGCTGATCGTCGATCCGATGCTCGCCACGGCAGGCACTCTTGTTGCCACCGTCGACATGCTCAAGGCCGCTGGCTGCAAACGCATCAAGGGTCTGTTCCTCGTCGCGGCGCCCGAAGGCCTCAAGCGCATCGAGGCCGCGCATCCGGATATCGAGATCTATACCGCCTCGATCGACGACCGACTCAACGAGCACGGCTACATCCTGCCGGGTCTTGGCGACGCGGGTGACAAGATCTTCGGCACCAAGCAGTTGCCAGGCTGATATCCGTGCATGAAGCGAAGTGATGCTTACGGATCGCTTCGCTTCTTCACACTCTGCATCACAATTCCGAACGGCCTCCACTTCGCCCTCACGACGGCGTCAGAAAACTGTCGCTGAAGCTTGCTAGCTTCGAAAGACGTTGCGTTTTCTGTCCCATACCCAGGAGGGGAACATCATGCTGTTCAAGCACAGGCAGCGCGCCCTGGTGGCCGCGCTCGTGGGTCTGTTTGCATCCGTCGCGGCGCAAGCCACCGACCTCAGCATCAGTCAGTTTCGCGTCCGTGGCCCCGCAGGCGGCAACGACGAATTCGTCGAACTGTTCAATGCCGGAAGCACGGCGGTCGATCTTTCGGGCTACAAGCTCAATGCGTCCAACGCCAGCGGTACCACGGGTACGCGCTTGACCTTCGCCGCCGGCAGCAGCATCGCTCCGGGTTGCCACGTCCTGCTGACCAACAGCGCCAGTGGTGGGTATTCCGGCGCCGTGGCGGGTGATTTCAAGTACAGCACCGGTGTCACCGACGACGGT belongs to Dyella terrae and includes:
- a CDS encoding aminotransferase class III-fold pyridoxal phosphate-dependent enzyme; the encoded protein is MGVIDQLRELREFGGAPQTTGLDDATIERFAASHPQLAQAISEAVDIHRAMREEFSDFLKLDEAEQMIQAQAGFVNFYPDDGVNPYLPAAARGPWVVTLKGAVVHDNGGYGMLGFGHNDEVIREAMSRPQVMANVMTPHVAQMRLTRALNAELGHTRGGSPYARYLCLNSGSESVSLACRIADVNAKLMTDAGGRYAGRTIKRLAVKGAFHGRTEKPALYSDSTRKTYQQHLASYRHEDTLITVAPYDVAQLEAAFADADKHGWFIEAMFLEPVMGEGDPGRAVTPEFYEAARRLTEAHGSMLLVDSIQAGLRAHGVLSITDYPGFGHLAAPDMETFSKALNAGQYPLSVLAVSERTASLYRKGIYGNTMTANPRALEVALATMSQLTDAVRANIRERGKEFVDKLNGLKNELGGLITKVQGTGLLFSCELSPEFKCYGAGSTEEFLRERGIGVIHGGVNSLRFTPHFNVTSAEVDLVVASVRHALLQGPRKLKAEAA
- a CDS encoding PsiF family protein; this translates as MSLRTSLLVASVALAFASTAFAGPQSTTAPAKKELTPQQQRMSDCNKQAAGKKGDEHKAFMSACLKGDATPAAKPMTQQEKMKACNADPQAKSLKGDARKQFMSSCLKGDAAAHP
- the upp gene encoding uracil phosphoribosyltransferase, whose translation is MKIVEVSHPLIQHKLGLMRRAGISTKEFRELASEVAALLTYEATKDLETVDKHIDGWAGPLTVHQIKGKKITIVPILRAGLGMLTGVLDMIPAAKVSVVGLQRDEETLQPIAYYEKLTGRMDERIALIVDPMLATAGTLVATVDMLKAAGCKRIKGLFLVAAPEGLKRIEAAHPDIEIYTASIDDRLNEHGYILPGLGDAGDKIFGTKQLPG